From a region of the Candidatus Polarisedimenticolia bacterium genome:
- a CDS encoding archease, translating into MRARVVAPVAYDLLDHTADLGVVVRGGDLADLFARAGAVLADLHYEPERVAGKETRELVLQGYEPESLLVRWLNELIVMRETEDFLWRRLEVDLSEGLLLHTRLAGESLDPGRHRPKTAMKAATYHELRVRPTPGGFEAQIIFDV; encoded by the coding sequence TTGAGAGCGCGCGTGGTGGCCCCGGTCGCCTACGATCTGCTGGATCACACGGCCGATTTGGGCGTGGTGGTGAGGGGAGGGGACCTGGCGGACCTGTTCGCCCGCGCGGGAGCCGTCCTGGCCGACCTCCACTACGAGCCGGAGCGGGTTGCCGGGAAGGAAACGCGCGAGCTCGTCCTGCAGGGATACGAGCCCGAGAGCCTTCTGGTGCGCTGGCTCAATGAGCTGATCGTGATGCGCGAGACGGAGGATTTCCTTTGGCGCCGGCTCGAGGTCGATCTGAGCGAGGGTCTGCTCTTGCACACGAGGCTTGCGGGGGAGTCTCTCGATCCGGGACGACACCGGCCCAAGACCGCCATGAAGGCGGCGACCTACCACGAGCTGCGAGTGCGACCGACACCCGGCGGCTTCGAGGCGCAAATCATCTTCGATGTTTGA